A window of the Ostrea edulis chromosome 1, xbOstEdul1.1, whole genome shotgun sequence genome harbors these coding sequences:
- the LOC125664790 gene encoding uncharacterized protein LOC125664790 — protein sequence MSRSILYIAFFAACCAVIHATPLNGIPELPSLNLDFPPPVPNAPDLQTAGAYPTNSPIRPDGKLSGALANQNIFMEPLGGVEFGKSFGGFGKQIGGTGMNSGFNQNTGTGFGSPSLGQLGMKSGFGTPSGSFGEVPNAGIGQMDIYSGIGNPSGFLGEVPNAGAGQPVVDLGLTSGQGSAPTSGQVQPQTNTYRSGTPQVPGIRGGVRNISRRPMPFMPIFTPPPVILLPPRRSFSFMFGRRPRLVTIPLIPLGAPVPISMARRPF from the coding sequence ATGTCGCGCAGCATTCTGTACATCGCATTCTTTGCTGCGTGTTGCGCCGTCATCCACGCAACGCCTTTGAACGGCATTCCTGAGCTTCCATCACTAAATCTTGATTTCCCTCCACCAGTTCCAAATGCACCAGACCTCCAAACCGCGGGTGCCTACCCGACCAACAGCCCCATCAGACCAGACGGGAAACTATCCGGGGCCCTTGCAAACCAGAACATTTTCATGGAGCCGTTAGGTGGCGTCGAATTTGGAAAATCGTTTGGCGGGTTTGGTAAGCAGATAGGAGGAACTGGAATGAACTCCGGATTTAACCAGAACACTGGGACTGGTTTTGGATCTCCTTCTTTGGGACAGCTGGGCATGAAATCCGGCTTTGGAACACCTTCCGGATCCTTTGGAGAAGTCCCAAATGCAGGTATAGGCCAAATGGACATATACTCCGGCATTGGAAATCCCTCCGGATTCTTAGGAGAAGTCCCTAATGCAGGTGCAGGGCAACCTGTCGTAGATCTTGGACTGACAAGCGGACAAGGAAGTGCGCCCACTAGTGGGCAAGTCCAGCCTCAAACCAATACTTATAGGTCAGGCACTCCTCAAGTTCCCGGAATTAGAGGCGGCGTGAGAAATATCAGCAGACGACCCATGCCGTTCATGCCGATTTTCACACCACCGCCCGTAATTCTCCTACCCCCACGCCGGTCGTTCTCATTCATGTTTGGGCGTCGACCTCGGCTCGTTACAATCCCACTTATTCCTCTAGGAGCACCAGTGCCGATCTCGATGGCGCGAAGACCATTTTAG